One window of Anaerolineales bacterium genomic DNA carries:
- a CDS encoding MoxR family ATPase has translation MSDKFTDVATAVRDVLEEVERAVVGKRNLLEMIMATTLAGGHVLLEDFPGLGKTLIARSFATVLGLGFKRIQFTPDLLPGDITGGYILDRKENKFQLRQGPIFTNIVLADEINRASPKTQSALLEAMQEGQVTLEGKSMPLPDPFLVMATQNPIEYEGTFPLPEAQLDRFMLKLSIGYPGIADEREILNRRRIRRREDVDLKAVMSASKILKLGNAIETIHVDADLEEYIVRIVHETRNDRRVAVGASPRASLAFLKLARAHAALSGRNFVLPDDIKRYAAPVLTHRIILLPEYWVARDIVGEVINDVLRKVPVPVTG, from the coding sequence ATGAGCGATAAATTCACAGATGTTGCGACGGCAGTGCGTGATGTATTGGAGGAGGTGGAACGCGCCGTTGTCGGTAAACGAAATTTGCTCGAAATGATCATGGCAACCACGCTGGCCGGCGGGCATGTTTTACTGGAGGATTTTCCCGGTCTGGGCAAGACCCTGATCGCCCGATCTTTTGCCACCGTGCTGGGACTCGGTTTCAAACGCATTCAGTTCACGCCCGATCTTTTGCCCGGCGATATCACGGGCGGATATATCCTTGATCGAAAGGAAAATAAATTCCAACTGCGGCAGGGACCGATCTTCACCAACATCGTGCTTGCCGATGAGATCAACCGCGCTTCGCCAAAGACCCAATCTGCATTGCTCGAAGCGATGCAGGAGGGACAGGTGACTCTTGAAGGCAAATCCATGCCCCTGCCCGATCCGTTCTTGGTGATGGCGACGCAGAACCCAATCGAATACGAAGGCACTTTTCCATTGCCCGAGGCGCAGTTGGACCGCTTTATGTTGAAACTTTCCATTGGGTACCCCGGCATCGCGGATGAGCGCGAGATTCTCAATCGCCGCCGCATCCGCAGGCGGGAGGATGTTGATTTGAAGGCGGTCATGTCGGCTTCAAAGATACTTAAGCTCGGCAACGCGATCGAAACCATTCATGTAGACGCAGATCTCGAAGAGTATATTGTGCGGATCGTCCATGAAACACGCAACGACCGCCGGGTGGCGGTAGGCGCAAGTCCGCGGGCATCACTGGCGTTCCTTAAACTGGCGCGCGCCCACGCCGCCTTGAGCGGGCGTAACTTTGTCCTGCCGGACGATATCAAACGATACGCCGCACCCGTGTTGACGCATCGCATCATCCTGTTGCCCGAGTATTGGGTGGCGCGCGATATTGTGGGCGAGGTCATCAATGATGTGCTGCGTAAAGTCCCTGTGCCGGTGACGGGGTGA
- a CDS encoding DUF58 domain-containing protein — MSRIALLATLTYFVFLIGVASLNGGIVSLTLPLVLYLLAGLWRAPDDIDLSAERTLSEERISPGGMITVRITVVNHGKHLEQVHLSDPLPKFLEVIEGSPNRLVSIPAAGRVDWSYTVLGKRGSHSFDGIHATTEDQLGLVSKRALLPAPGQVLVLPGLIRVRRISILPRQTRVYSGVIPANQGGTGIEFFGVREYQAGDSPRRINWRISARQPNALYSNEYQQERVADVGIVLDGRKSVNEFGGGRTIFEESVRAAVAVSSSLLSEGNRVGLFVHGRHSKWTSPGYGKYQRERILQDLAFAGMGGDESFNSLAVPRRLFPPNSLIVLISPLMAEDVLLLGKLRASGFQLLVISPDPVTFEAQGLDRRPSVELAKRILRLQRESTLRELRHLGIQVVNWDVTRPFEQVAFATLSKPAAWVHAIHRGMGARR; from the coding sequence ATGAGTCGCATCGCCCTGCTTGCCACGCTGACTTATTTTGTCTTTCTCATCGGGGTCGCTTCCTTGAACGGGGGCATCGTGTCGCTGACATTGCCTTTGGTTCTGTACTTGCTTGCAGGCTTATGGCGCGCACCGGACGATATCGACCTCTCAGCGGAACGAACCTTGAGCGAGGAACGTATTTCCCCTGGCGGCATGATCACGGTTCGAATCACGGTAGTGAATCATGGCAAACATTTGGAGCAGGTCCATCTGAGTGATCCGCTTCCGAAATTTCTCGAAGTCATCGAGGGGTCGCCGAACCGTCTGGTTTCGATACCTGCAGCCGGACGGGTTGACTGGTCGTATACCGTGCTGGGAAAACGCGGAAGCCATTCCTTTGATGGGATTCACGCAACGACCGAAGATCAATTGGGATTGGTGAGTAAACGCGCGCTTCTTCCAGCGCCTGGGCAGGTGCTCGTCCTTCCGGGTCTGATTCGCGTCCGCCGCATTTCGATCCTCCCAAGGCAAACCCGCGTATACTCCGGCGTAATCCCCGCCAATCAGGGCGGGACCGGAATCGAATTCTTTGGCGTGCGCGAATATCAGGCGGGGGACTCGCCGCGTCGTATCAATTGGCGAATTTCCGCCAGACAGCCGAATGCACTTTATTCGAACGAATACCAGCAGGAGCGGGTCGCCGATGTGGGCATCGTTCTGGATGGAAGAAAAAGCGTGAACGAGTTTGGAGGCGGGCGCACCATCTTCGAAGAATCGGTCCGCGCGGCTGTGGCGGTTTCCTCGTCCCTCCTTTCAGAAGGAAACCGGGTGGGTTTGTTTGTACACGGCAGGCATAGCAAATGGACATCGCCCGGTTATGGCAAGTATCAACGCGAGCGCATATTGCAGGATCTTGCCTTCGCCGGGATGGGCGGGGATGAAAGTTTTAATTCCCTTGCCGTTCCCCGGCGTCTCTTTCCTCCAAATTCATTGATCGTGCTCATCAGTCCTCTTATGGCTGAGGATGTGTTGCTTTTGGGAAAATTGCGCGCCAGTGGTTTTCAACTTTTGGTCATCAGCCCGGACCCGGTCACTTTCGAAGCGCAGGGGCTTGACCGCCGTCCATCCGTCGAGCTTGCCAAGCGTATCCTGCGGTTGCAGCGCGAAAGCACGTTGCGAGAGCTGCGTCATTTGGGCATACAGGTTGTCAATTGGGATGTCACCAGGCCATTCGAGCAAGTCGCTTTTGCGACGTTGAGCAAGCCAGCCGCATGGGTTCATGCCATCCATCGCGGTATGGGGGCGCGCAGGTGA
- a CDS encoding DUF309 domain-containing protein, with translation MTQGRYPGDCSGKLHPNAGEGIQLFNEGKYFEAHEELEIAWNEEPGPIRDLYRGILQVAVTYLHITRGNYDGAVKVHARSLKWIQGWSDVCRGINVGKLRSDLAIVMSEVGRLGRDRIGDIDRFLFKPILWNEKRRWVCDRCGGEMQESNCKVTCPNCGNRFDCSDLNLYFD, from the coding sequence ATGACGCAGGGAAGATACCCAGGCGATTGCAGCGGGAAGCTCCATCCGAATGCTGGAGAGGGAATACAGCTATTCAATGAGGGAAAATACTTTGAAGCGCACGAGGAACTGGAAATTGCATGGAATGAAGAACCGGGTCCGATCCGGGACCTATATCGGGGAATCCTGCAAGTGGCAGTGACGTACCTCCATATCACACGCGGAAATTACGACGGCGCAGTCAAAGTCCATGCGAGGAGCTTGAAATGGATACAAGGCTGGAGCGACGTTTGCCGGGGAATCAACGTGGGGAAATTACGCAGTGATTTGGCTATTGTGATGAGCGAAGTGGGACGGCTCGGAAGGGACAGGATTGGAGATATCGATCGGTTTCTATTCAAGCCGATCCTGTGGAATGAAAAGAGACGATGGGTATGCGATCGCTGCGGGGGCGAGATGCAAGAGTCGAATTGCAAAGTTACCTGTCCGAACTGCGGCAACCGCTTCGACTGTTCGGATTTGAATCTGTATTTCGATTGA
- a CDS encoding aminotransferase class III-fold pyridoxal phosphate-dependent enzyme: MFDLPDNEILSLSKEHVFWTWSAQARINPIAVKRAKGVYFWDVDDKRYLDFNSMTMCVNIGHGDERIIKAMQVQAAELPYAAPGMTTKIRALASKAVADVTPNKALSKVLFTLGGADANENAIKLARGYTGRHKILTRYRSYHGATAGAMAATGDPRRVAWEPNLMTGVVHFLDPYRYRSTFHRTNPDISEEEFARDYVDHLEEIILYEGPDSIAAILIESVTGTNGIIVPPDGYMQGVRKLCDKYGIVMICDEVMSGFGRTGKWFAVEHWNVIPDIITMAKGLTSAYAPLGAVAMKPEIAAAFDEHAFESGLTYTSHPISLAAAVANIQAMREDKLVEHAAGLGGVLRRMLSDLGEAHPSVGEVRSIGLFGILELVKDRKTKEPMAPWNGSSPEMTALRKYCLDHGLFLYTHWHTVLIIPPLIINERELIEGMTVLDEALKITDKSAVRQQDV, encoded by the coding sequence ATGTTCGACCTTCCTGATAATGAAATTCTCTCCCTCTCAAAAGAACACGTCTTTTGGACGTGGTCTGCGCAAGCCAGGATTAATCCCATTGCCGTCAAACGCGCGAAAGGCGTCTACTTTTGGGATGTGGACGACAAGCGCTATCTTGATTTCAACTCGATGACGATGTGCGTCAACATCGGGCACGGCGACGAGCGCATCATCAAAGCCATGCAGGTGCAGGCAGCCGAACTTCCTTACGCCGCTCCCGGCATGACGACGAAGATCCGCGCATTGGCGAGTAAAGCGGTTGCAGATGTCACGCCGAATAAAGCCTTGAGCAAAGTCTTGTTCACACTCGGCGGCGCGGACGCGAACGAGAACGCCATCAAACTCGCACGCGGATACACCGGTCGCCACAAAATCCTTACACGATATCGTTCGTATCACGGCGCGACAGCGGGGGCGATGGCGGCGACGGGTGATCCGCGCCGGGTGGCATGGGAGCCGAACCTGATGACGGGCGTGGTGCATTTCCTCGACCCGTATCGTTATCGCTCGACTTTCCACCGCACGAACCCGGACATCTCTGAAGAGGAATTCGCTCGGGATTACGTCGATCATTTGGAGGAGATCATCCTTTATGAAGGACCAGATTCCATTGCGGCGATTTTGATCGAATCTGTCACTGGTACAAACGGAATCATCGTCCCGCCGGATGGATATATGCAGGGCGTGAGAAAGCTCTGCGACAAATACGGCATCGTCATGATCTGCGATGAGGTGATGAGCGGCTTCGGGCGGACGGGGAAGTGGTTTGCCGTCGAACACTGGAATGTGATACCGGACATCATCACCATGGCGAAGGGACTCACGTCCGCGTATGCGCCGTTGGGCGCGGTGGCGATGAAGCCCGAGATCGCTGCGGCTTTTGACGAGCACGCCTTCGAAAGCGGTTTGACGTACACATCGCATCCCATTTCGCTGGCGGCGGCGGTGGCGAACATCCAAGCCATGAGGGAGGATAAGCTTGTCGAGCATGCGGCAGGCTTGGGCGGAGTCTTGAGGCGCATGTTATCCGATCTGGGAGAGGCGCACCCTTCGGTGGGTGAAGTCCGGAGCATCGGTTTATTCGGCATCCTCGAGCTGGTCAAGGATCGAAAAACGAAGGAACCGATGGCGCCGTGGAACGGCTCGTCGCCGGAAATGACAGCGTTGAGGAAATATTGTCTTGACCACGGTTTGTTTCTGTACACACACTGGCATACTGTATTGATCATTCCGCCGTTGATCATCAATGAAAGGGAGTTGATAGAGGGAATGACCGTGCTGGATGAAGCGTTGAAGATTACCGATAAAAGTGCGGTCAGGCAACAGGACGTATAG